A window from Solanum stenotomum isolate F172 chromosome 7, ASM1918654v1, whole genome shotgun sequence encodes these proteins:
- the LOC125869732 gene encoding uncharacterized protein LOC125869732 encodes MNEGRQGELGLGIPGNFDDDNQDNVNNLENVNNPRNPNNQGVPPIVPVRPVRDVAVPLTANLTSSIRKPPPGGRFELKQSMVQILQTNGQFTGLPHVDPQVHLRTFIDITNTYIPIGVSSDYVRLTLFPYSLLGAARHWLDSEPPNSITTWDDLAKKFLSRFFPSKKTTKLRGEIINFVQKQGEDIYQAWARFKQMLIACPHHMQTNEVLAHTFFEGLDYNAHSLLNSATSGQALSIKSEEFFALLDKLSEGNQGYEGKMSRTPTQKAAGILDVDQATAKNAKLDAMQHNITLQFKQIALNQAPVNVVQHAANWCEVCGSGTHETEQCEANPDSVNYVGNAQRGGVQQNYGNTYNPSWKNHPNFSWGGNQNQNQAQGVNQYSSQGAGQ; translated from the coding sequence ATGAACGAGGGACGCCAAGGAGAATTGGGGTTAGGTATTCCAGGAAACTTTGATGATGATAATCAAGACAACGTGAATAACCTGGAAAACGTGAATAACCCAAGGAACCCAAATAACCAAGGAGTACCGCCGATTGTTCCCGTAAGACCAGTCCGTGATGTGGCAGTCCCACTCACAGCCAACTTGACATCCAGTATTAGGAAACCTCCACCGGGGGGTAGATTTGAACTAAAGCAGAGCATGGTACAGATCCTCCAAACTAATGGGCAATTCACTGGTCTCCCCCATGTGGATCCTCAAGTCCATCTTAGAACTTTCATAGACATCACCAATACATACATCCCAATTGGAGTCTCATCAGACTATGTAAGGTTGACTTTGTTCCCATACTCATTGTTAGGAGCTGCAAGACATTGGTTAGACTCTGAGCCACCAAACTCCATCACCACTTGGGATGATCTAGCAAAGAAGTTCCTGAGTAGATTTTTCCCATCCAAGAAAACCACGAAGTTGAGGGGGGAGATAATAAACTTTGTTCAAAAGCAAGGGGAAGACATCTACCAAGCATGGGCACGtttcaaacaaatgttgattgctTGCCCACACCACATGCAAACCAATGAGGTACTTGCTCACACTTTCTTTGAAGGTTTAGATTATAATGCTCATTCTCTTCTTAATAGTGCAACAAGTGGACAAGCCTTATCCATAAAAAGTGAAGAGTTCTTCGCCCTACTTGATAAACTTTCAGAAGGGAACCAAGGGTATGAGGGGAAAATGTCTAGAACCCCCACCCAAAAGGCTGCAGGGATCTTAGATGTAGATCAAGCTACTGCCAAAAATGCGAAATTAGATGCAATGCAACATAACATTACATTGCAATTTAAACAAATAGCTCTAAATCAGGCTCCGGTAAATGTAGTACAACATGCAGCAAATTGGTGTGAGGTATGTGGTAGTGGAACTCATGAAACCGAGCAATGCGAGGCAAACCCGGATTCCGTAAACTATGTGGGTAATGCCCAAAGGGGTGGAGTCCAACAAAATTATGGTAATACTTACAACCCTAGTTGGAAGAACCATCCTAACTTCTCATGGGGTGGgaaccaaaaccaaaatcagGCGCAAGGGGTTAACCAATACAGTTCTCAAGGGGCTGGGCAATAA